A stretch of Lysinibacillus agricola DNA encodes these proteins:
- the pabA gene encoding aminodeoxychorismate/anthranilate synthase component II, whose protein sequence is MILMIDNYDSFTYNLVQYFGEFGHELVVKRNDVLTVKDIEQLAPDMIVISPGPCSPNEAGESLNIIKYFAGNIPILGVCLGHQAIAQVFGGNVIRAERLMHGKTSPVLHAEIGLHKGMPNPFDATRYHSLIVEKETLPACFEVTAWTEEGEIMGVRHKDYPIEGVQYHPESIMTEQGKKLLRQFIDLYVEGAK, encoded by the coding sequence ATGATTTTAATGATTGATAACTACGATTCTTTTACGTATAACCTTGTACAGTATTTTGGGGAATTTGGTCATGAATTAGTGGTCAAAAGAAACGATGTATTAACGGTGAAAGATATTGAGCAGCTTGCACCAGATATGATTGTTATTTCGCCAGGCCCATGCAGCCCAAATGAAGCGGGTGAAAGCCTGAACATTATTAAGTATTTCGCGGGAAATATTCCGATTTTAGGCGTTTGTCTTGGCCATCAAGCCATTGCTCAAGTATTCGGAGGGAATGTCATTCGAGCTGAGCGTTTGATGCATGGTAAAACATCACCTGTGTTACATGCTGAAATAGGTTTGCATAAGGGGATGCCAAATCCATTCGATGCTACTCGATACCATTCCTTAATTGTAGAAAAAGAAACATTACCGGCATGTTTTGAAGTGACGGCATGGACAGAAGAAGGCGAAATTATGGGTGTTCGTCATAAGGATTATCCAATCGAGGGCGTGCAATACCATCCTGAATCGATTATGACAGAACAAGGTAAAAAGCTTCTACGTCAGTTTATAGATTTGTATGTTGAGGGAGCGAAGTAA
- the folK gene encoding 2-amino-4-hydroxy-6-hydroxymethyldihydropteridine diphosphokinase, with product MNDVYLSIGTNMGERFENLQYAVTLLKGKEEIEVVHISSVYETAAVGYTDQADFLNIAVHIKTSYSSSEMLKICQWVESELGRVREFRWGPRIIDLDILLYNHENIETESLIVPHPRMYERAFVLVPLIEITSAPVGKQLQRAHDILQQMDCEEEGVTLWQASAELKMMQSVH from the coding sequence ATGAATGATGTGTATTTATCGATCGGTACAAATATGGGAGAGCGATTTGAAAACCTACAATATGCTGTTACCCTTTTAAAGGGCAAAGAGGAAATTGAAGTTGTACACATTTCTTCTGTTTATGAAACAGCTGCTGTAGGCTACACTGACCAAGCAGATTTTTTAAATATTGCTGTTCATATTAAAACGAGTTATTCATCTTCCGAAATGCTGAAAATTTGCCAATGGGTTGAAAGTGAACTTGGGCGTGTGCGTGAATTTCGATGGGGCCCTCGAATCATAGACCTTGACATTCTGCTGTACAATCACGAAAATATTGAAACAGAGAGCTTAATTGTTCCACATCCAAGAATGTATGAGCGAGCTTTCGTATTGGTACCATTGATAGAAATTACGTCTGCACCAGTTGGAAAACAACTGCAAAGGGCACATGATATACTGCAACAGATGGATTGTGAAGAGGAAGGCGTAACTTTATGGCAAGCATCAGCGGAGCTGAAAATGATGCAGTCCGTTCATTAG
- the pabB gene encoding aminodeoxychorismate synthase, component I encodes MKTILTKTITMDADSFFYSYKKQIDAEQAHVFLESGRGGNFTIAAWNPLATAQSVEDGLLVKWRNGKAENLNGDPLALLEDLVEKYHVSYNAELPVFQGGAIGFVAYDYARKIEVLPNTAVDDLQIPDIYFYIFDCWAVHDVETNKVTLMKLTDCNVDLEEWATVWQEAAQEGLLTRKFEKTSAVEIVNDESELLVSFAGTAFEEAVSKIQTYIAQGDVFQVNLSVRQSKKLNATAMDVYEALRAFNPSPYMAYIEAPDFAVVSGSPELLVKRHGNELSTRPIAGTRPRGKSEAEDLALAQELIDNDKERAEHVMLVDLERNDLGRVSTFGTVEVDEFMVIERYSHVMHIVSNVRGEIAEGKTNADVIRAMFPGGTITGAPKIRTMEIIEELEPVRRGLYTGSIGWLGFTGDMEFNIVIRTAFVKDGVAHIQAGAGIVIDSVPEREYQESLNKAKAMWQAKAMAEERAK; translated from the coding sequence TTGAAGACGATACTTACGAAAACAATAACGATGGATGCAGACTCGTTTTTTTATAGTTATAAGAAGCAAATAGATGCAGAACAAGCACATGTATTTTTAGAAAGTGGTCGCGGTGGGAATTTTACGATAGCTGCTTGGAATCCGTTGGCTACGGCACAATCAGTCGAGGATGGTTTACTTGTAAAGTGGAGAAATGGTAAGGCTGAAAATTTAAATGGTGATCCCCTTGCTTTACTGGAAGACTTAGTGGAGAAATATCACGTTTCATATAATGCTGAGCTTCCTGTTTTTCAAGGTGGAGCTATTGGGTTTGTTGCATACGATTACGCTCGTAAAATTGAAGTGTTACCTAATACTGCTGTAGATGATTTACAAATACCGGATATCTATTTTTATATTTTTGATTGCTGGGCAGTACACGATGTGGAAACAAATAAAGTAACCCTTATGAAGCTAACAGACTGTAATGTGGATTTGGAGGAATGGGCTACTGTGTGGCAAGAGGCCGCGCAAGAAGGATTGCTTACACGTAAATTTGAAAAAACAAGCGCTGTAGAAATAGTAAATGACGAAAGTGAATTGTTAGTATCATTTGCAGGGACTGCCTTTGAAGAAGCGGTAAGTAAAATCCAAACATACATAGCGCAAGGCGATGTATTTCAAGTGAATTTGTCAGTACGTCAATCTAAAAAGTTAAACGCAACTGCAATGGATGTATATGAAGCGTTACGTGCATTTAATCCTTCACCTTATATGGCTTATATAGAAGCACCGGATTTTGCTGTCGTTTCTGGTTCACCCGAGCTTTTGGTGAAGCGTCATGGTAATGAGTTGTCTACTCGACCGATTGCTGGCACACGACCAAGAGGAAAATCCGAGGCGGAGGATTTAGCATTAGCACAGGAATTGATTGATAACGACAAGGAACGTGCTGAACATGTAATGCTTGTTGATTTAGAGCGCAATGATTTAGGACGAGTATCTACATTTGGAACGGTTGAAGTAGATGAGTTCATGGTGATTGAACGCTATTCACACGTGATGCATATTGTTTCTAACGTACGAGGAGAAATAGCTGAAGGGAAAACGAATGCAGACGTTATCCGTGCCATGTTCCCAGGAGGGACGATCACAGGTGCACCGAAAATCCGTACGATGGAAATTATTGAAGAGTTAGAACCTGTAAGACGAGGATTATATACGGGTTCAATTGGCTGGCTAGGCTTCACAGGTGATATGGAGTTTAATATTGTCATTCGTACAGCATTTGTTAAAGATGGAGTAGCACATATTCAGGCGGGAGCAGGCATTGTTATTGATTCTGTTCCAGAAAGAGAATACCAAGAATCTTTAAATAAAGCGAAGGCGATGTGGCAGGCGAAGGCAATGGCAGAGGAGCGAGCAAAATGA
- the pabC gene encoding aminodeoxychorismate lyase: MLCWMNGDYIAAQDLRISPFDHGFLYGLGFFETFRTYKGKVFCWEAHMERLQTALSQYRIHMPYTDEDVLKVVQLLNEQANGQDGYFRINVSAGEHSIGLQPAEYRQPNVIVFRKELHDTPRGMEKNAQWLVTPRNTPEKGLRVKSHHYGNNVLGRFEMPSLAQQEGFFLTEDGFVAEGVTSNIFWMKDDILYTPSLETGILPGIIRAWVIERAQSLGIKVREGFFTKEDVEQSSECFITNSIQELVPILNLESKQLLGNKGPVYSRLHEAFVNEVEQE; this comes from the coding sequence ATGCTGTGCTGGATGAATGGAGACTACATAGCGGCGCAGGATTTGCGCATTTCACCATTTGATCATGGATTTTTATATGGGTTAGGCTTTTTTGAAACGTTTCGAACGTATAAGGGCAAGGTATTTTGTTGGGAAGCACATATGGAAAGGTTGCAAACTGCGCTTTCTCAATATCGTATTCATATGCCGTATACTGACGAGGATGTACTGAAGGTTGTTCAGCTATTAAATGAACAGGCCAATGGACAGGATGGGTATTTCCGTATAAATGTCTCAGCTGGAGAGCATAGTATCGGTTTGCAGCCTGCTGAATATAGACAACCGAATGTTATTGTTTTTCGCAAAGAATTACATGATACACCTCGAGGTATGGAAAAAAACGCACAATGGCTTGTAACACCGCGTAATACTCCTGAAAAAGGGCTTCGAGTGAAATCACACCATTATGGCAATAACGTTCTTGGGCGTTTTGAGATGCCATCTCTGGCGCAACAAGAGGGCTTCTTTTTAACGGAAGATGGCTTTGTTGCTGAAGGTGTAACATCAAATATCTTTTGGATGAAAGATGATATACTATATACGCCTTCCTTAGAGACTGGTATTTTACCTGGAATTATCCGAGCGTGGGTAATTGAGCGAGCACAATCTCTAGGGATCAAGGTAAGAGAAGGTTTTTTTACTAAAGAGGATGTAGAGCAAAGTTCAGAGTGCTTTATTACTAACTCTATACAAGAGCTTGTTCCAATTCTTAACTTAGAGAGCAAGCAGTTATTAGGCAATAAAGGGCCTGTTTATTCGCGTTTACATGAAGCATTTGTCAATGAAGTGGAACAAGAATAG
- the folB gene encoding dihydroneopterin aldolase, producing the protein MDYIHLKDMQFYGYHGVLAAETTLGQRFRANVSLAVDMTKAGETDDLNYTVNYAEVYVLCRDIVEGEPFKLIEALVSKIANSILETYSEKVKGVRVELIKPDPPIHGYYKEVSVEVTRGDY; encoded by the coding sequence ATGGACTATATTCATTTAAAGGATATGCAGTTTTACGGCTATCACGGTGTTTTAGCTGCAGAAACGACACTCGGTCAACGCTTCCGTGCCAATGTTTCACTTGCCGTAGATATGACAAAGGCTGGAGAAACTGATGATTTGAATTATACGGTGAACTATGCAGAGGTTTATGTGTTATGTCGTGATATCGTGGAAGGCGAGCCGTTCAAGCTTATTGAAGCACTTGTATCCAAAATAGCAAACAGTATTTTAGAGACATACTCAGAAAAGGTTAAGGGTGTTCGCGTGGAGCTTATTAAACCAGACCCACCAATCCATGGCTATTATAAAGAAGTATCGGTAGAGGTAACGAGAGGTGATTACTAA
- a CDS encoding copper amine oxidase N-terminal domain-containing protein, translated as MKKVFSGIFLAMILMLTSLPAYAAHSTIKIDGVVITTDAAPEVKNNRTMVPLRVISENLGATVNWTDSKVTLTNNKMQITLKPNSNTVIKNGKTELLDVKPYLKNNRLFVPIRFIAETFGCQVNYQNSTVTVNTEPLVMNNVKVKAIQYEYHMTMGGVVQQIQGNTYNKALSKVFTENKGKIVDAPTNYSWQINLDDPGSYYKLGQYNFMSHENKSIQQFDLYSLNKPFSDEELKGYPEVLIHDVTADKWYLFTDKALESINQLINTATNNGFVKVLSNTVV; from the coding sequence TTGAAAAAGGTTTTTTCAGGAATTTTTCTTGCAATGATACTCATGCTGACTTCTCTACCTGCATATGCAGCACATAGTACTATTAAGATAGATGGTGTTGTCATTACTACAGATGCTGCACCAGAAGTTAAGAATAATCGAACAATGGTGCCTTTGCGTGTTATCAGTGAAAATTTGGGAGCAACAGTAAATTGGACAGATTCAAAAGTAACACTAACAAATAATAAAATGCAGATAACATTAAAGCCGAATAGCAACACCGTCATAAAAAACGGTAAAACAGAGTTACTTGATGTCAAACCATATTTAAAGAACAATAGACTATTTGTTCCTATTCGATTTATTGCAGAGACCTTTGGTTGTCAGGTCAATTATCAAAATTCCACAGTAACAGTGAATACTGAGCCATTGGTTATGAACAATGTAAAAGTAAAAGCTATTCAATATGAATACCACATGACAATGGGTGGGGTCGTACAGCAGATCCAAGGGAACACCTATAATAAAGCCTTATCTAAAGTTTTCACTGAAAATAAAGGAAAAATTGTTGATGCCCCTACTAACTATTCATGGCAAATTAATCTAGACGATCCAGGTTCCTATTATAAACTTGGTCAATATAATTTTATGAGTCATGAAAATAAAAGCATTCAACAGTTTGACCTTTATTCTTTAAATAAACCCTTCTCAGATGAAGAATTGAAAGGATACCCAGAAGTATTAATTCATGATGTCACTGCAGATAAATGGTATTTATTCACTGATAAAGCACTTGAATCTATTAATCAGTTAATTAATACTGCCACTAACAATGGCTTCGTAAAAGTTTTAAGTAATACAGTTGTATAG
- the folP gene encoding dihydropteroate synthase, giving the protein MLEKYTTTLTINGITLDYTAETFVMGILNVTPDSFSDGGKFNNVEAAVEQAKKMVAEGAKIIDVGGESTRPGYERISDEDEIARIVPVIQALVAEVQAVISVDTYKANVARAAIEAGAHIINDIWGAKAESEIAQVAADLNVPIILMHNRDNTDYGTDFWTTAKADLEKSIAIARNAGIPDNHIILDPGIGFAKTTAQNIEMMQHLEDLVAMGYPVLLATSRKSMIGNVLKLPVEERIEGTGATVVYGIEKGCHMIRVHDVKEMARATHMADILVGKRNYKEEA; this is encoded by the coding sequence ATGCTAGAAAAATATACAACAACATTAACTATCAACGGTATCACGTTAGACTATACAGCAGAAACTTTTGTGATGGGTATTTTAAATGTCACACCGGATTCATTTTCAGATGGAGGAAAGTTTAATAACGTCGAAGCTGCTGTAGAGCAAGCGAAAAAAATGGTAGCTGAAGGTGCTAAAATTATTGATGTTGGCGGAGAATCAACAAGGCCAGGTTATGAACGTATCTCTGATGAAGATGAAATTGCACGAATTGTGCCAGTTATTCAAGCGTTAGTAGCTGAAGTGCAGGCAGTTATCTCGGTTGATACGTATAAAGCGAACGTAGCTCGTGCGGCTATTGAAGCTGGTGCGCATATTATTAATGATATTTGGGGAGCGAAAGCTGAATCTGAGATCGCTCAGGTGGCTGCAGATTTAAATGTACCGATTATTTTAATGCACAATCGAGACAACACCGATTATGGTACTGATTTCTGGACGACAGCAAAGGCAGACTTAGAGAAGAGTATTGCTATTGCTCGAAATGCAGGTATCCCTGATAACCATATTATTTTAGATCCAGGCATTGGCTTTGCCAAAACTACAGCGCAAAATATAGAAATGATGCAGCATTTAGAGGATTTAGTAGCAATGGGTTATCCTGTTTTGCTAGCTACTTCGCGTAAATCAATGATTGGTAATGTTTTGAAGTTGCCTGTTGAGGAGCGTATAGAAGGTACGGGAGCAACAGTTGTTTACGGTATTGAAAAGGGCTGTCATATGATTCGTGTGCATGATGTAAAGGAAATGGCACGAGCTACACATATGGCTGATATATTAGTTGGTAAACGAAATTATAAGGAGGAAGCGTGA